GCGACGCTCTGCGTCCGCAGCCAACCGAACCCGGTACCGGCGGCCAGCGTCGCCCCCACCGCGACCCCGCCCGCCACGAGCCCCGGCAGCACGAGCCCCTTCACCACACCCCGTACGCCACCGTCCCGGCGCGCGATCATGACGCCGACGAACAGCAGGGCGACCGCCGCCGGCGACTTCACCATCATCGCGAGGCCGACGAGGACGCAGCCGAGCACCCACCGCCCGCGCACCGCGAGGAGCACACCGCCCAGCATGAGGCCGATCATCAGCCCGTCGTTGTGCATGCCGCCGACGACGTGGATCAGCAGCAGCGGGTTGAGCGCGGCCAGCCACACCGCTCCGTCCGGGCCCCCCGCACCCCCGCCGAGCCCCCGTACGGCCCAGACGATCAGCGCGAGCGCGCCCAGGGCGATCAGCCGCATCCCGAGGACGGCCGGCACGATCGCCCCGCCGGTCGCCTTCACGACGACCTCGGCGAGGAGCAGGAAGACCGGGCCGTACGGTGCGGGGGTGTCGGTCCAGTGGCCGCCGACGCTCGCCGCCGCGTCCGCGCCGAGGTCGCCGGGGCCGAGGACGGAGGGCCCGCCGCCGTAGACGTCGTGGCCTTCGAGGACCATCGCGCCCTGCGCGACGTAGCTGTAGACGTCCGCGCTGTAGAGCGGCGGGGCGAGGAGCAGCGGCGCGGTCCAGAGGGCCAGGGTCCCGAGAACCCCGTCCCGCGCACCCCGCGCGAGCAGGACGCCGTACCGCCACCAGGCGGCGACGAGCAGGGTCAGGCCGAGGTACGCGAGGACGGCGCCGGCCACGGTGAGCGCGGAGCCGCGCGGCTCCCACAGTCCCCAGCCGCCGCGTACGGGCAGCGTCCCGGCGGCCCACCCGCCCACGGCGACGGCGAGCGATCCGGCAGCACCCAGCCACCGGCATCCGGAGGCACTGAAAACCCACATGACGCGCCAACCTATCCCGGCCGGGCGGAGGCCTCCTATCTCGGCCGTCGGGAGGGGCCCCGCCCCTTCCCCGGCTTCGTCGGCTCGTCGCCGGTGGGAGCCGTCTCCGTCGTCGGGCCGGCGGCCGGAGCGGTCGTCGCGGACCCGGACGGAGCAGCGGTCGGTTCCCGGTCGCCGGCCGTGGCGGAGGGCGTCGCACTCCCCTGGGGCGATGCGGGCGCGGAGCCGGGGGCGGAGGCACCTCCGGCTCCACCTCCGCCCGAGGCGTCGGACGTGTCGGGCGGACCGGCCTCCCCGTCGCGGGCGGACGGGCCGGACGGATCGGAGGGGTCCGCCTGGATCAACGCGGGCGGCCCGCCGGGGCCGCCGTCGGGGGAGCCCGTGCCGCCCTTCGTGCCGGAGCCGCCCGAGAGCAGTGCGGCGGCGGCCCCGAGGACGGCGATCCCGCCGGCGGCGAGCAGCCACACGGGACCCCGCCCCCGGCGTGCGGGGGCGTGGCGGCGGCGGGCGCCCCGGGGGCCGGCGGCGCCGGGGTCGTGCTGGCTCATGGGCCCGAATTGTAGGGAGCACGACACCGCCGGTGCGACGGGGGTCACATCGGGGTGCCGTGTCCGACGTGTCCCAAAACACGAGGCGTCCCGCCCCACCCCGCCGTAAGCTCTCGTCATGCAGGTGATCCAGTCCACGAAGCTCGCCAACGTCTGTTACGAAATCCGGGGTCCGGTGCTCGAAGAGGCGATGCGGCTTGAGGCTGCGGGTCATCGCATCCTCAAGCTCAACACGGGCAACCCGGCCGCCTTCGGCTTCGAGTGTCCGCCCGCCATCCTCGAGGACGTGCTGCGCAACCTCTCCGAGGCACACGGCTACGGCGACGCGAAGGGCCTGCTGTCGGCCCGCCGTGCGGTGATGAGCCACTACGAGACGAAGGGCATTCCGCTCTCCGTCGAGGACATCTACCTCGGCAACGGCGTCTCGGAGCTGATCCAGATGTCGATGCAGGCGCTCCTCGACGACGGCGACGAGGTCCTCGTACCGGCCCCGGACTATCCGCTGTGGACCGCCTCGGTCTCGCTCGCGGGTGGTACGGCCGTGCACTACCGCTGCGACGAGCAGGCCGACTGGATGCCGGACCTCGCCGACATCGAGCGGAAGATCACCGACCGCACCAAGGCGATCGTGATCATCAACCCGAACAACCCGACGGGCGCCGTCTACGACGACGAGATGCTCCGCTCGCTGACGGAGATCGCCCGCCGCCACAACCTGGTCGTCTGCTCGGACGAGATCTACGACAAGATCCTCTACGACGGTGCGACGCACACGCCGACCGCCGCGATCGCCCCCGACCTCCTCTGCCTCGCCTTCAACGGCATGAGCAAGAACTACCGGGTGGCGGGCTTCCGCTCCGGCTGGCTCGCGGTCTGCGGCCCGAAGCACCACGCGACCTCGTACATCGAGGGCCTCACGATCCTCGCCAACATGCGGCTGTGCGCGAACATGCCCGCGCAGCACGCGGTGGCCGCCGCCCTCCAGGGCCGGCAGTCGATCGAGGACCTGGTACTGCCGGGCGGGCGGCTCCTGGAGCAGCGGGACACGGCGTACGAGCTGCTGACGCAGATCCCGGGCGTGACGTGCGTGAAGCCGAAGGGCGCGCTGTACCTGTTCCCGCGGCTCGACCCGACCGTCTACAAGATCAAGGACGACCGGCAGATGGTCCTCGACCTGCTGCGGGCCGAGAAGATCATGGTCGTGCACGGGACGGGCTTCAACTGGCACGAGCCGGACCACTTCCGGATCGTCACGCTGCCCGCGGCGGCGGACCTGGCGGACGCGGTGACGCGGATCGGCCGGTTCCTGGACGGCTACAGCCAGCCCTGACCCCGCCACACTCAGACATCGCTCAACTTTAGACCGAATCTAAGCTAGGATGGCTCTCAGAGCACTCAGGAGGCCATCCCATGTACGAACCGATCCGCACCAAGTCGGTCCACCGGATGGCCGACGACGACCACGCGTACCCGCACCGCTCCCGCGAGGAGGAGCTGGACATCCAGCTCGCCGGACACCTGTCCGCCCTGCTCGCCGTCACCGACGAGCTCGGCGACACGGAGGCGGGCGAGCTCATCGCCCGTCAGGTGGCGCGGCTGCGCGGCGCACCGCCCGCCCGCCACGCGGGCCTCAGCGGCTCGCCGGCGCGGGAGCTGCACCGCAAGGCGCACGCCCTCGCGGGCCGCGCCCTGGTCGTCGCCGCCTCCCGGGCCGACACGGCCGCCGCGATCCTCGCCGCCGGGCGCATGGACGCGCACACCGCGGCACTGGCCGGGGAACCCACCCTGGCCGCAGCCGGCGCCCCCTGACGGCCCCGGTCCGCGCGGCACGAACCGCGCGGACCGGGCGCCACCCACACCCCTACGGGGTGCCCCCGGCCGTCGGCTCGGTCGCCCTGAAGCCGGCCTCGTACACGACACACCGCGGCACACCCTGTTCGTACGCCTCGGCACCCATGACCACCGTCCGGCCGGTCCCCCCGTCCGCGAGGTCCTCGACGACCCCGAAGCCCCGCTCGACGGCCTTCTCCCGCTCGTCCTGGAACTCCACCGTCACCGTGTAGCTGCCCCTGCGGCCCGCCTGACTGGTGACCGACAGTTCCGCCACCGGCCGCTTGGACACCGGATCGACGGCGCACCGCGCCACCGTCACGTCCTCGGACGGGAACCGCATGTTCTCGTGGTTCTCCCCCACGGCGTAGATGTACGCGCCGATGCCGCCGACCGGCACCAGCACCACGAGCGCGCCCACCACCCACAGCATCACGACCGCCCAGCGTGGCATCGCCTCACCCCCCTGCTCGACGGGCTTCACGGTACATCCCGCTCCGGTTCGGTACCGGGATCGGTACTTCACCCCTCGTACACCCAACTCCCCCTGGAATGTGGGTTTCCGCGAGCACGCTGCCCGCGTGAGACGCATCCTGGGAATCGTCCTGGCCGCCCTGCTCCTCGGCGGCGTGGCCGCCGTCCTCGTGACGGGCGGCGACAAGGACACAGGCACGGCAACGAAGACCGTGCGAGGAGTCATCGGGTCGGAGAAGGCCGAGTTCTTCGCCGACCCACAGGTCGTGAAGGCGCTGGCCGCCAAGGGCTTCGCCGTGGGCACCGAGACCTCCGGGTCCTGGGACATGGACGAACTGCCCCTCGACGGCTACGACTTCGCCTTCCCGTCCTCCAGGGGGCCCGCCGACGGGCTCCGCGCGAAGGCGAAGACGAAGGACAAGGCGACCACCGCCCCGCTGCGGCCCTTCTACTCGCCGCTCGTCGTCGTCGCGCACAGCGCGGCGGCCCGGGTCCTCGCGGGCAACGGCCTCGCGACCCTCGGCCCGCGCGGGACGACCGGCACCCTGAAGATGGACGCCTACCTGGCCGCCGCCCGCGCCGACCGGACCTGGCAGCAGCTCAAGGGCTCCGCCGGGCGCGCCGAGCTGAGCGGCACCCTCTTCATCACCTCCACCGATCCGGTCGCCTCCAACTCCGGCGCCCTCTACCTGGCGGCCGCGAGCTACGTCGCCGACGGCGGCAAGGTCGCGGGCGACGCCGCCGCCGTGACCCGCACCGCCCCGCTCATGCGCAAGCTGATCCAGGTGCAGGGCGCCCAACAGGCGGGCTCCGACGCCCCGTTCCGCGACTTCATCAGCGGCGTCGGCAACCCCCTGGTCCTGGTGTACGAGTCCCAGGTCGCCGCCCAGCTCCTCGCGGGCAAGCCCATGGGCGACCTCGTCGTCCTCTACCCGGACACCACCGTCAACAGCGACCACACCCTCGTCCCGCTCACCGAGAACGGCCGGGCGCTCGGCGAACTCCTCGCCACCGACCCCGAACTGCGCAAGCTCGCGGTCCGCCACGGCTTCCGGCCGCAGGGCGCGGCGAGCGAGTTCACCTCGGCCACCGAACACCACGCCGCCTACCTCAACCAGACACTGACCGGCGTCCGCCAGGCGCCCGTGCCCACCAGCAAGGTGCTGCACGAGATGGCGCTGCGGGCCCGCGACCAGGGGGACACCGCATGACCACGCCCGAGGATCCGAGAAGAACGATGGCCCTGACACCGCCCGGGAACGACAGCCCGCTCGTCCTCACCCCGCCGGAGCCGGTGGCGCCCGTCCGCGCCGAGCAGGTCTCCGGCGTCGTCCCGCTGGACGAGTCCACCCGTACCGAGATGTCCCGGCGGGCCGTCGAGTACGTCGGATCGCTCTCCGGACTCGACCCGCGCTCCCCCGAGTTCTCGGGCCGCATCGGCGAGATCACGGCGCTCGGCGCGGGCGAGATGCGCTCCGCCACCCAGCAGTCGAACCGGATGCTCGACCGCACGGTCCGCTCGCTCGGCACCGGCGCGTCCGCCGGCGACGCCCAGACCCGGGTCGGCGCCTCGCTCGTCGAACTCCGGCGCACGGTCGAGGACCTGGACCCCCGGGACACCCCCGCCAAGGGGTTCAAGGGCCTCCTCTCCAAGCTCCCCGGCGGCAACAAGCTGCGCGACCACGTCGCCAAGTACGCCTCCTCGCAGGCCACTCTGAACCGGATCGTCGGCGCACTGCGCGGTGGCCAGGACGAACTGGAGCGCGACAACGCGGCGTTGCAGACCGAGCGGGCCCGCCTCTGGGAGACCATGGGCAAGCTCCAGGAGTACGCGGTGCTCACCGAGGCCCTCGACGCGGCCGTGGAGGAGCGGATCGCCCTCACCCCGGACCCGGCCCAGGCGGACGCGCTGCGCGCCGACGTCCTCTTCCCGGTCCGGCAGAAGCACCAGGACCTGCTGACCCAACTCGCCGTCTGCGCCCAGGGGTACATGGCGATGGACGTGGTCCGCCGGAACAACGCCGAGCTGATCAAGGGCGTGGACCGGGCGGCGACGACCACCCTGTCGGCGCTGCGGATCGCCGTGATGCTCGCCACCGCGCTGGAGCACCAGCGGAACGTCACCGAACAGGTCAACGCGCTCCGGTCGACGACGGAGAACCTCATCGCCACCAACGCCGGGATGCTGTCGGAGCAGGCCGGCGAGATCCAGCGGATCGCGGCGGACCCGGCGGTGGGCGCGGAGACGCTCCGCACGGCGTTCCAGCAGATCTACACGACCCTCGACGCCATCGACACGTACAAGGTCCAGGCCACGGAGTCGATGGCCGCGACCGTCCGGTCCCTGACCTCCGAGCTCCAGCAGGCGAGCTCCCACCTGGAGCGCAGCCGCCGCACCGGCGCCCTGGAAGGCGGCGGCCCCGCATGAAGACCATCCGTCGCCCAAGGACCCTCACCCGGACCCTCGCCGGCCTCGCCCTCGCCCTGCTCGTCACGGCCACCAGCGGCGCCTGCTCCACCATCGACAACAGCTCCTCCGGCGGCCAGGGCAGCCGCCCGACCCCGGACCGGCACGGCACGAGCTACGCCCCCGGCACTCTCCGCGTCCTCGCCTCCTCCGAGCTGGCCGACATGGCCCCCGTACTGGAAGAGGCCCGCAAGGCGACCGGCGTCACCGTCCGCCCCACCTACGCCGGCACCCTCGACGCCGTCGAGCAGATC
The sequence above is a segment of the Streptomyces sp. NBC_01255 genome. Coding sequences within it:
- the mptB gene encoding polyprenol phosphomannose-dependent alpha 1,6 mannosyltransferase MptB; this translates as MWVFSASGCRWLGAAGSLAVAVGGWAAGTLPVRGGWGLWEPRGSALTVAGAVLAYLGLTLLVAAWWRYGVLLARGARDGVLGTLALWTAPLLLAPPLYSADVYSYVAQGAMVLEGHDVYGGGPSVLGPGDLGADAAASVGGHWTDTPAPYGPVFLLLAEVVVKATGGAIVPAVLGMRLIALGALALIVWAVRGLGGGAGGPDGAVWLAALNPLLLIHVVGGMHNDGLMIGLMLGGVLLAVRGRWVLGCVLVGLAMMVKSPAAVALLFVGVMIARRDGGVRGVVKGLVLPGLVAGGVAVGATLAAGTGFGWLRTQSVAGAIHTALSVTSDLGLALGLLVADDPDPVKGVVQKLGLVVAVGLILALAWRSWRGALDPVLGLGLSLVALVALSPMVQPWYLLWGTAVVAAAAWRSRAGQLLVVLSAALVYETAPSGRTPWYGFVVAGVVVAVGLLWMRRERWPVLTRRDAVPDATRART
- a CDS encoding pyridoxal phosphate-dependent aminotransferase, encoding MQVIQSTKLANVCYEIRGPVLEEAMRLEAAGHRILKLNTGNPAAFGFECPPAILEDVLRNLSEAHGYGDAKGLLSARRAVMSHYETKGIPLSVEDIYLGNGVSELIQMSMQALLDDGDEVLVPAPDYPLWTASVSLAGGTAVHYRCDEQADWMPDLADIERKITDRTKAIVIINPNNPTGAVYDDEMLRSLTEIARRHNLVVCSDEIYDKILYDGATHTPTAAIAPDLLCLAFNGMSKNYRVAGFRSGWLAVCGPKHHATSYIEGLTILANMRLCANMPAQHAVAAALQGRQSIEDLVLPGGRLLEQRDTAYELLTQIPGVTCVKPKGALYLFPRLDPTVYKIKDDRQMVLDLLRAEKIMVVHGTGFNWHEPDHFRIVTLPAAADLADAVTRIGRFLDGYSQP
- a CDS encoding SCO4983 family protein gives rise to the protein MYEPIRTKSVHRMADDDHAYPHRSREEELDIQLAGHLSALLAVTDELGDTEAGELIARQVARLRGAPPARHAGLSGSPARELHRKAHALAGRALVVAASRADTAAAILAAGRMDAHTAALAGEPTLAAAGAP
- a CDS encoding toxic anion resistance protein, whose translation is MTTPEDPRRTMALTPPGNDSPLVLTPPEPVAPVRAEQVSGVVPLDESTRTEMSRRAVEYVGSLSGLDPRSPEFSGRIGEITALGAGEMRSATQQSNRMLDRTVRSLGTGASAGDAQTRVGASLVELRRTVEDLDPRDTPAKGFKGLLSKLPGGNKLRDHVAKYASSQATLNRIVGALRGGQDELERDNAALQTERARLWETMGKLQEYAVLTEALDAAVEERIALTPDPAQADALRADVLFPVRQKHQDLLTQLAVCAQGYMAMDVVRRNNAELIKGVDRAATTTLSALRIAVMLATALEHQRNVTEQVNALRSTTENLIATNAGMLSEQAGEIQRIAADPAVGAETLRTAFQQIYTTLDAIDTYKVQATESMAATVRSLTSELQQASSHLERSRRTGALEGGGPA